Proteins from a single region of Zavarzinella sp.:
- a CDS encoding DNA-directed RNA polymerase subunit alpha C-terminal domain-containing protein, protein MEQTIDLKAFILEREDCDAGTISRVKEGLSQGGSQFQVLNEINETLFKRYESAPATQSKKLALKLGITNYFLGYMKEAVRYFKEVDTPLGLFYLGKSLANCRNYEAAAAAFDNAEKAGYSAPQVLLMKASILRLQGQIEKAKAILGKLGELSAFSAEFHFQMASIAIEEGHKKQAIESLEKAVQIDPSHSQALFLLGFFNDQAGQDDEAIRYYEQCLKYPPVNKGVLYNLGILYEDNHQYDRAAKCFERLLKADYNDERARLFLKDAQASLDQTAVPEDEVFDSRFRQVLDLPITDFELSVRSRNCLKKMGLRTLGDLTRTSEMSLLSSKNFGETSLTEIRAVMNQNNLRIGQALEQGTQFEPTRPAPPVHRQHASLPPEQQAMMDRPVSELNLTVRARKCMNRLGISTIGELLSRTSDELLDAKNFGVTSLNEVKEKLTEMGLKLRGD, encoded by the coding sequence GTGGAACAGACGATTGATTTGAAAGCATTCATCCTGGAACGGGAAGATTGCGACGCTGGTACCATCTCTCGGGTGAAAGAAGGCTTGTCCCAAGGTGGCTCCCAGTTTCAAGTATTAAACGAAATTAATGAAACTTTATTCAAACGGTACGAATCCGCACCGGCTACCCAGTCGAAAAAACTGGCGTTGAAACTCGGAATTACCAACTACTTCCTTGGCTATATGAAGGAAGCTGTTCGTTATTTCAAGGAAGTGGATACCCCCTTGGGTCTGTTCTACCTGGGGAAATCGCTGGCAAACTGCCGCAACTACGAAGCGGCAGCAGCTGCATTCGATAACGCAGAAAAGGCGGGCTATTCCGCACCCCAGGTGCTGCTGATGAAAGCCAGCATCCTGCGGTTACAGGGCCAGATTGAAAAGGCAAAAGCAATCCTCGGCAAACTGGGCGAACTGAGTGCATTTTCTGCCGAATTTCACTTTCAGATGGCCTCGATTGCCATTGAAGAGGGACACAAAAAGCAGGCAATTGAATCGCTGGAAAAAGCAGTCCAGATTGATCCTTCTCACTCGCAGGCACTGTTTTTATTAGGATTCTTTAATGATCAGGCAGGTCAGGATGACGAGGCGATTCGTTATTACGAACAGTGCCTGAAATACCCACCTGTGAACAAAGGCGTGCTGTATAACCTGGGGATTCTTTACGAAGACAATCACCAGTACGACCGTGCGGCCAAATGCTTCGAACGGCTTCTGAAAGCAGATTACAACGATGAACGGGCCCGCCTGTTCCTGAAAGATGCTCAGGCTTCGCTCGACCAGACCGCAGTTCCCGAAGACGAAGTCTTTGACAGCCGTTTTCGTCAAGTGCTCGATCTGCCAATCACCGATTTCGAACTTTCGGTGCGTTCCCGCAACTGCCTGAAAAAAATGGGTCTGCGCACGCTGGGCGATTTGACCCGCACCAGCGAAATGAGCCTGCTTTCCAGCAAGAACTTTGGCGAAACATCACTGACCGAAATCCGTGCGGTAATGAACCAAAACAATCTGCGAATTGGTCAGGCGCTGGAACAAGGCACGCAATTCGAGCCCACGCGACCTGCCCCACCAGTGCATCGCCAGCATGCCAGCCTGCCACCAGAACAGCAGGCGATGATGGATCGCCCGGTTTCCGAACTGAACCTGACGGTGCGTGCCCGCAAGTGTATGAACCGGCTGGGGATCTCGACAATCGGCGAATTGCTGTCCCGCACTTCCGATGAACTGCTGGATGCTAAGAACTTCGGTGTCACCTCGCTGAACGAAGTGAAAGAAAAGCTCACTGAAATGGGCTTAAAACTCCGCGGCGACTGA
- a CDS encoding DUF1501 domain-containing protein — protein sequence MITLELNQRAAPDCSGISRRNFVRAGFLGLGSLTLADLLRMQSQAAEGSFIKDKSVVMVFLSGGASHIETFNPNMDGPEPSRSVTGSVATSIPGTHLGGTFPRLAKLINNIAIVRSFAHNNGNHDQAISHVLTGGTDPNGQAALGFSIGAATARLGGTNHPKTGFPSNVLLTAPHKDPQYNREIPRVVKGSRAGTLGDQFAPFIPAGKGPAIDNLKLRLDADQLEDRRTLLKQLDDLKQGLDSGTVSGTDQFDRQAVELLLNGSQSVFDITKEPADVRKRYDTSSFKCGKKIFEPSVLGNQFLIARRLIEAGSRYVTIHSAGWDMHADGNNPGIKDGINMLGKPLDQALGCFMEDLQQRGMLDKVLIVVTGDFGRTPKINNRGGRDHWASLGTLAFMGGGIEGGPIIGQTDRNNAKPADKPYTTINMFATVLNALFDVGTLRVQRGIPGDLMKAIEAPPIPIVG from the coding sequence ATGATTACCCTGGAATTGAACCAACGAGCCGCACCCGATTGCTCTGGCATCTCACGCCGCAATTTTGTCCGTGCGGGTTTTCTTGGTTTAGGCAGTCTCACGCTGGCCGATCTTCTTCGGATGCAGTCCCAGGCTGCAGAAGGATCGTTCATCAAAGATAAAAGCGTGGTGATGGTTTTTCTTTCGGGCGGTGCCAGCCACATCGAAACGTTCAATCCCAATATGGACGGCCCGGAACCTTCCCGCAGTGTCACGGGCTCGGTGGCGACCAGTATTCCAGGCACCCACCTGGGTGGAACGTTTCCACGCCTGGCCAAACTGATCAACAACATTGCGATTGTGCGTTCGTTTGCCCACAACAATGGCAATCACGATCAGGCAATCAGCCATGTCCTTACCGGTGGGACTGATCCTAACGGGCAGGCAGCTTTGGGCTTCAGCATCGGTGCAGCCACGGCACGCCTGGGAGGCACGAACCATCCCAAAACGGGATTCCCCAGCAATGTGTTACTGACCGCACCCCACAAAGATCCACAGTACAATCGGGAAATACCGCGGGTAGTGAAAGGTTCGCGTGCGGGCACGCTTGGGGATCAGTTTGCCCCATTCATCCCGGCAGGAAAGGGACCTGCCATTGATAATCTGAAGCTGCGTCTTGATGCGGATCAACTGGAAGATCGCCGCACCCTGTTGAAACAGTTAGATGATCTGAAACAGGGCCTGGATAGTGGTACGGTTTCCGGTACCGATCAGTTTGATCGCCAGGCAGTTGAACTGCTGCTCAATGGCAGTCAATCGGTGTTTGATATTACCAAAGAACCTGCCGATGTGCGAAAACGCTACGATACCTCCTCCTTTAAATGTGGCAAGAAGATCTTTGAACCTTCTGTGCTGGGGAATCAATTTCTGATTGCCCGCCGATTGATCGAAGCGGGCAGTCGCTATGTCACCATCCACAGTGCGGGCTGGGATATGCACGCCGACGGCAATAACCCGGGCATCAAGGATGGCATCAACATGCTGGGCAAGCCACTGGACCAGGCACTGGGGTGCTTCATGGAAGACTTGCAGCAACGCGGCATGCTGGACAAGGTACTGATTGTGGTGACGGGTGATTTTGGCCGCACACCCAAGATTAACAATCGTGGGGGCCGCGATCACTGGGCCAGCCTGGGCACGCTGGCTTTCATGGGTGGCGGCATCGAAGGTGGCCCGATCATTGGCCAAACCGATCGCAACAATGCGAAGCCTGCCGACAAACCCTATACCACCATTAACATGTTTGCCACGGTGCTGAATGCCCTCTTCGACGTGGGCACCCTGCGCGTTCAACGCGGCATCCCCGGCGATCTGATGAAAGCAATCGAAGCCCCACCCATCCCAATCGTTGGCTAA